In a genomic window of Flavobacteriales bacterium:
- a CDS encoding 2-C-methyl-D-erythritol 2,4-cyclodiphosphate synthase, which translates to MAPLGSLPYRIGLGYDAHQLAAGRELWLGGVRIDHGTGLDGHSDADVLLHALCDALLGAVGLGDIGQHFPNTDATWKGADSKRLLEAVVKQLHEGGWRVGNVDCTLVMERPKVMPHVPAMRAAIAPLLQVAEDAVSIKATTNERMGFVGREEGACAYAVAMVRRSEAVSG; encoded by the coding sequence ATGGCCCCATTGGGCAGCCTCCCCTATCGCATCGGCCTCGGTTACGACGCGCATCAACTGGCAGCCGGCCGAGAGCTCTGGCTGGGCGGGGTGCGGATCGATCATGGAACCGGCCTCGATGGCCACAGCGATGCGGACGTGCTCTTGCATGCCTTGTGCGATGCGTTGCTCGGCGCCGTTGGCCTTGGCGACATCGGCCAGCATTTCCCCAACACCGATGCCACCTGGAAGGGGGCAGATAGCAAGCGCCTGCTCGAAGCAGTGGTGAAGCAACTCCATGAAGGTGGCTGGCGAGTGGGCAACGTGGACTGCACGCTGGTGATGGAGCGCCCGAAGGTGATGCCCCACGTGCCTGCGATGCGCGCCGCCATTGCGCCCTTGCTCCAAGTAGCTGAAGACGCGGTGAGCATAAAGGCCACCACCAACGAACGGATGGGATTCGTGGGCCGTGAGGAAGGCGCCTGTGCATATGCCGTGGCGATGGTACGGCGCTCTGAAGCGGTGAGCGGGTAG
- a CDS encoding helix-hairpin-helix domain-containing protein has translation MASPQEREQERQEFASRPFKEQLKDLLHLHKAERRGNAMMMVLLLIAAGAFYYYRLHYKPDASDLEPLRNEMEAWMAARDSARNEPEAAPSETFPFDPNTISVEDWQRLGLSPKQAASIERYRAKGGRFRTKSDVARMYTIKPDVYDRLKPFILLPDSAPKRERYQPRNEWPGRDSARTFPPRQNESREARRAHVKLEVNSADTNALIALPGIGPAFARGITKYRESLGGYHSLDQLSEVYVLKDKPDAVARLKELLAVDTLLIRRIPLNTCTVEDLAAHPYIRWKLAKPIIAYRQHHGRFAEVAAIKGMHLIDEDLYRKLAPYLSVE, from the coding sequence ATGGCCTCCCCTCAAGAACGTGAGCAGGAGCGGCAAGAGTTCGCCAGCAGGCCCTTCAAGGAGCAGCTGAAGGATCTGCTGCACCTGCACAAGGCGGAGAGGCGCGGCAACGCCATGATGATGGTGCTGCTCCTGATCGCAGCAGGGGCATTCTACTATTACCGCCTTCACTACAAGCCCGACGCTTCGGATCTCGAGCCGCTGCGCAACGAGATGGAAGCTTGGATGGCCGCGCGTGATTCAGCGCGCAACGAGCCTGAAGCCGCTCCCTCCGAGACATTCCCTTTCGACCCGAATACGATCAGCGTGGAGGACTGGCAGCGGCTCGGGCTCTCACCGAAGCAAGCGGCTTCCATCGAACGGTACCGGGCCAAAGGCGGCCGCTTCAGGACCAAATCGGATGTGGCCCGGATGTACACCATCAAGCCCGATGTCTATGACCGCCTCAAGCCTTTCATCCTCCTGCCTGACAGTGCACCGAAGCGTGAGCGGTACCAGCCACGAAACGAGTGGCCTGGGCGCGATAGCGCAAGGACCTTCCCACCCCGTCAGAATGAATCGCGCGAGGCACGACGTGCCCATGTCAAGCTGGAGGTGAACAGTGCGGACACCAACGCACTGATCGCACTCCCCGGCATCGGGCCGGCATTCGCACGGGGGATCACCAAATACCGCGAGAGCCTGGGGGGCTACCATTCCCTCGACCAGCTCTCAGAGGTTTATGTGCTGAAGGATAAGCCGGACGCCGTGGCACGGCTGAAAGAGCTGCTCGCGGTGGACACGTTGCTGATCCGTCGCATCCCATTGAACACATGCACCGTGGAGGACCTCGCCGCGCATCCCTATATCCGATGGAAGCTGGCCAAACCCATCATCGCCTACCGCCAGCATCACGGCCGGTTCGCGGAAGTGGCCGCAATCAAGGGCATGCACCTGATCGATGAGGACCTCTACCGTAAACTTGCGCCCTACCTCAGCGTGGAGTGA
- a CDS encoding sodium-dependent transporter — MAIAQKEAWGSRVGLVLAMAGNAVGLGNFLRFPVQAVQNGGGAFIIPYLVCFVLMGIPLLWVEWSMGRFGGRHGHHSTPFILHQMDPKRALWKYIGVFGIFTNLAVASYYCYLESWTLSYIWHSVVGTFQGQSAEEVASFFGNYVDVSTTTTGIPYEAILFWVLCLALNTWILARGLQGGVEKVAKVGMPLLILFGIFLAVRGITLQAGEHGAVNDGTLGLNFLWTPDYSSIWSGKVWLAAAGQIFFTLSVGMGSIHCYASYVRKKDDIALNAMTAGWMNEFVEVVLGAAIIIPISIGYLGIEKVVELTQTGGLGLGFRTLPYLFTQWGPGLAAVAGICWFGLLFFAGITSSLAMGTPVMGFLKDEFGWKHRPAAWFFGLLVLLLGLPCVIWFEEGVFDEYDYWAGTVSLVVFALFEIILFAWVFGMDKGWKEINDGADIKIPIVFRFIIKFVTPLFLGFVFFKSMPTIWENLTKPVPWQVWVGRAILIALFLAIAWFVRMAYLKRKAQLDRVTP; from the coding sequence ATGGCGATCGCACAAAAAGAAGCTTGGGGCTCCCGTGTCGGTTTGGTCCTGGCCATGGCCGGCAATGCCGTAGGCCTCGGCAACTTCCTGCGATTCCCGGTGCAGGCCGTGCAGAACGGCGGCGGCGCCTTCATCATCCCCTACCTCGTGTGCTTCGTGCTCATGGGCATTCCGTTGCTCTGGGTGGAATGGAGCATGGGCCGATTCGGCGGGCGCCATGGGCATCACAGCACGCCTTTCATCCTGCACCAGATGGATCCGAAGCGCGCCCTATGGAAGTACATCGGCGTGTTCGGCATATTCACCAACCTCGCGGTGGCCTCTTACTACTGCTACCTGGAAAGCTGGACGCTGAGCTACATCTGGCACAGCGTGGTGGGCACCTTCCAAGGGCAGAGTGCCGAGGAGGTGGCTTCCTTTTTCGGCAACTATGTGGATGTGAGCACCACCACCACGGGCATTCCCTATGAGGCCATCCTGTTCTGGGTTCTCTGCCTGGCGCTCAATACATGGATACTCGCTCGCGGCTTGCAGGGCGGGGTGGAGAAGGTGGCCAAGGTGGGCATGCCCCTGCTGATCTTGTTCGGCATCTTCCTCGCGGTGCGCGGCATCACGCTCCAAGCCGGTGAGCATGGCGCGGTGAACGATGGCACCCTCGGGTTGAATTTCCTCTGGACACCTGATTACAGCAGCATCTGGAGCGGCAAGGTCTGGCTCGCCGCCGCTGGGCAGATCTTCTTCACGCTGAGCGTGGGCATGGGCTCGATCCATTGTTACGCCAGCTATGTGCGCAAGAAGGACGATATCGCCCTGAACGCCATGACCGCGGGCTGGATGAATGAGTTCGTGGAAGTCGTGCTCGGAGCTGCCATCATCATCCCGATCAGCATCGGCTACCTGGGCATCGAGAAGGTGGTTGAGCTGACCCAGACCGGTGGATTGGGCCTGGGCTTCCGAACGCTGCCCTACCTGTTCACGCAGTGGGGCCCAGGGCTCGCAGCTGTGGCCGGCATCTGCTGGTTCGGACTGCTCTTCTTCGCCGGCATCACCTCTTCGCTCGCCATGGGCACGCCCGTGATGGGCTTCTTGAAGGACGAGTTCGGCTGGAAGCACAGGCCAGCCGCTTGGTTCTTCGGCCTGCTCGTGCTGCTTCTCGGACTACCCTGCGTGATCTGGTTCGAAGAGGGGGTGTTCGACGAGTACGACTACTGGGCAGGCACCGTGAGCCTGGTGGTGTTCGCGCTCTTCGAGATCATCCTCTTCGCTTGGGTCTTCGGGATGGACAAGGGTTGGAAGGAAATCAACGATGGCGCTGATATCAAGATACCCATTGTCTTCAGGTTCATCATCAAGTTCGTCACGCCGCTCTTCCTGGGCTTCGTCTTCTTCAAGTCGATGCCCACCATCTGGGAAAACCTCACCAAGCCTGTACCATGGCAGGTCTGGGTTGGCCGTGCCATCCTGATCGCGCTCTTCCTTGCCATCGCTTGGTTCGTCCGCATGGCCTACTTGAAACGCAAGGCACAACTCGACCGCGTGACCCCATGA
- a CDS encoding SDR family oxidoreductase, with translation MRILVTGSNGLLGQKLVDALRDDAGVELIATGRGPDRTPDPLGNRYHAIDYTIQSDVYRVFEATRPDAVIHGAAMTNVDACETDPEACRLQNITATHNLIEAAKLHGSHFIFLSTDFIFDGKNGPYREEDAPAPLSAYGHSKLDGERLVMTSGLAKWSIARTIIVFGVAPGLSRSNVILWAKGALEKGQPIKVVDDQWRMPTLAEDLADGCIRIAKQGATGIYHLSGPDGMSILELVQRVGAYFKLDTSVVTPVKSDTLGQPAARPPKTGFVIDKARNVLGWKPRSFEEGLALVAAQLARG, from the coding sequence ATGCGCATCCTCGTTACTGGATCGAACGGCCTGCTCGGGCAGAAACTCGTGGACGCCTTGCGCGATGATGCGGGCGTTGAGCTGATCGCCACAGGACGCGGGCCGGACCGCACACCGGATCCGCTCGGCAACCGCTACCATGCCATTGATTACACCATCCAGTCCGATGTGTATCGCGTATTCGAGGCGACACGTCCCGATGCGGTGATCCACGGCGCGGCGATGACGAACGTAGATGCCTGTGAGACCGACCCGGAAGCGTGCCGCTTGCAGAACATCACCGCGACGCACAACTTGATCGAAGCGGCCAAGTTGCATGGCAGCCACTTCATCTTCCTGAGCACCGACTTCATCTTTGATGGGAAGAACGGCCCGTACCGCGAAGAGGATGCGCCAGCTCCGCTCAGTGCCTATGGACATAGCAAGCTGGACGGCGAGCGCCTCGTGATGACATCAGGCCTCGCGAAGTGGAGCATCGCGCGCACCATCATCGTGTTCGGCGTGGCCCCAGGACTGAGCCGGAGCAACGTGATCCTCTGGGCGAAAGGCGCACTGGAGAAAGGCCAACCGATCAAGGTGGTGGACGATCAATGGCGCATGCCAACGCTGGCCGAGGACCTCGCTGATGGCTGCATCCGCATCGCCAAGCAAGGCGCCACCGGCATCTACCACCTGAGCGGCCCAGATGGCATGAGCATCTTGGAACTCGTGCAGCGCGTTGGCGCCTACTTCAAGCTCGACACCTCCGTTGTGACACCGGTGAAGAGCGACACTTTGGGCCAACCAGCCGCACGTCCGCCGAAGACCGGCTTCGTGATTGACAAGGCGCGGAACGTATTGGGCTGGAAGCCGCGCAGCTTCGAGGAGGGGCTCGCTTTGGTGGCAGCGCAGTTGGCGCGCGGTTAG
- the porU gene encoding type IX secretion system sortase PorU, translating to MDYPDHSLMETGDWYRMTLAKDGVYRVTYDFLNSLGVNTSGLNSDRINVYGNNNGLLPFVNNLPVPTDLKAHAIEMVDGGDGVFGPGDYLLFQANGSLRWTLNGNLFSHTKHVYTDSASYFIGIDVEPPVRISSIASTTDAPTQTVTRFNDRQVIDRDLVNLIKSGRTWFGEVYDLVTTYTYGFDVPNLAIDVPVTLEVCVAARTYSSGTVQNTSTFTLNSTNGFEGTLPVTSITNSPTGAVAKEACQTYTWTTAGNNLPITVTFNKFDPVSSAGWMNYLRLNCVRELRMSGDQMQFRSLASAGSGEISEFVIDQAQQAQRIWDITDPTSPMAVQYTTVGNQKTFRLPTESLREFIAFRDANYLTPTSIGRVPNQDLHATALPTDLVIVSHPAFLSQAQRLADRRMNEGLTVRIVTPQEVFNEFSGGLRDATAIKRYMRMLYDRAGDDAPELLPRYLLLFGDGSYNNISLSASNQNFIPSYQTADAIDFSRSYTSDDYFGLLDENEGEGTGDLVDIGVGRIIAHTTEQARQVVDKILGYDALRGIPSSGGSCGNDGDGGIADWRTHVLFVSDDQTGDGFEGVIHMDQSDSLARRVDREYPTLNVDKIYLDAYQQIATPGGQRYPQATIELRDKVQKGALVVNYIGHGGEVGWAHERLLDNTTILEWSNKDRLPIFMTATCEFSRWDDPGRTSAGEFVLLNPSGGGVALMTTTRLAYSSQNFRLANFFYDHIFQPLDSLNREARIGDAFLYTKFDIAYAQSTLRNHRNFSLLGDPSMRLAMPRKSIQITALTDTLGQQVDTLKALSVVRISGFVDDGNGQPMQDFNGVVVPIVYDKQTTQSTLANDGGGPFNFKVRKNVIYRGRATVTNGSFSFTFVVPKDINYQFGKGRVACYAESLSDNASGYDNDPIVGGTATDVPLDNDGPRIEVYLNDEQFVRGGITNETPLLFSKIFDENGINTVGSSIGHDLLATLDENTE from the coding sequence ATGGACTACCCCGACCATTCGCTGATGGAGACCGGCGATTGGTATCGCATGACCTTGGCCAAGGACGGCGTTTACCGGGTCACATACGATTTCCTCAATTCGTTGGGCGTGAACACCTCGGGGTTGAACAGCGACCGAATCAACGTGTATGGGAACAACAACGGCCTGCTTCCCTTCGTGAATAACCTGCCGGTGCCTACCGACCTGAAGGCCCATGCGATCGAAATGGTTGATGGCGGCGACGGCGTATTCGGCCCAGGTGACTATCTCCTCTTCCAAGCCAACGGCTCCTTGAGGTGGACATTGAATGGGAACTTGTTCAGCCATACGAAGCATGTCTACACGGATTCGGCATCTTACTTCATCGGTATCGACGTGGAGCCCCCAGTGCGCATCTCATCCATCGCGTCAACGACGGATGCTCCCACACAGACTGTAACCCGGTTCAACGACCGGCAGGTCATTGACCGCGACTTGGTGAACCTGATCAAGAGCGGCCGCACCTGGTTCGGCGAGGTCTATGACCTCGTGACCACGTATACCTACGGCTTCGATGTGCCCAACCTTGCCATCGATGTGCCCGTGACGCTTGAAGTCTGTGTTGCGGCCCGCACCTACAGCAGTGGGACTGTCCAGAATACGAGCACCTTCACCCTGAACTCGACCAACGGATTCGAAGGTACCTTGCCGGTGACGAGCATCACCAACAGTCCAACGGGCGCTGTGGCCAAGGAAGCCTGTCAGACCTATACGTGGACCACGGCGGGCAACAACCTGCCGATTACCGTGACCTTCAATAAGTTCGATCCGGTGAGCTCAGCGGGCTGGATGAACTACCTACGGTTGAATTGCGTTCGCGAACTGCGGATGAGCGGAGACCAGATGCAGTTCCGGTCGCTCGCATCGGCAGGCTCCGGCGAAATCAGCGAGTTCGTGATCGATCAAGCGCAGCAGGCACAGCGGATCTGGGACATCACCGACCCCACGAGCCCCATGGCAGTCCAATACACAACGGTGGGCAACCAGAAGACATTCAGACTGCCCACGGAGAGCCTCAGGGAGTTCATTGCCTTCCGCGATGCCAACTACTTGACGCCAACCAGCATCGGCCGGGTTCCGAATCAGGACTTGCACGCCACGGCATTGCCCACGGACCTGGTCATCGTCTCTCACCCGGCGTTCCTCTCGCAGGCGCAACGCTTGGCCGACCGACGGATGAACGAGGGATTGACCGTGCGTATCGTTACTCCGCAGGAGGTATTCAACGAATTCTCTGGCGGATTGCGTGACGCCACTGCGATCAAACGGTACATGCGAATGCTCTATGACCGTGCGGGTGATGATGCCCCCGAGCTGCTCCCGCGCTACTTGCTGCTCTTCGGTGACGGCTCGTACAACAACATATCCTTGAGCGCCAGCAATCAGAACTTCATCCCGAGCTACCAGACTGCGGATGCTATCGACTTCTCGCGCTCTTACACCTCCGACGACTACTTCGGCCTGCTCGATGAGAATGAAGGCGAAGGCACGGGCGACCTGGTCGATATCGGGGTGGGGCGCATCATCGCCCATACCACCGAGCAGGCCAGGCAGGTGGTCGACAAGATCCTGGGGTACGACGCCCTGCGCGGGATCCCGTCATCTGGGGGCAGCTGCGGAAATGACGGGGATGGTGGAATAGCGGATTGGCGCACGCATGTGCTCTTCGTGAGCGATGACCAGACCGGGGACGGCTTCGAGGGCGTTATCCACATGGATCAGAGTGATTCGTTGGCCCGACGCGTGGACCGCGAGTACCCGACCCTGAACGTGGACAAGATCTACCTCGATGCCTACCAGCAGATCGCCACGCCCGGTGGGCAGCGCTACCCGCAGGCCACCATAGAGCTGCGCGACAAGGTGCAGAAGGGTGCCTTGGTGGTGAACTACATCGGCCATGGCGGCGAGGTGGGTTGGGCGCATGAGCGACTGCTCGATAACACGACCATTCTAGAGTGGTCGAATAAGGACCGCCTGCCGATCTTCATGACCGCCACCTGCGAATTCAGTCGCTGGGACGATCCAGGCCGCACTTCTGCTGGTGAATTCGTGCTGCTCAATCCAAGCGGTGGTGGCGTTGCGCTCATGACCACCACCAGATTGGCTTATTCCAGCCAGAACTTCAGGCTCGCCAATTTCTTCTATGACCACATCTTCCAGCCGCTCGATTCGCTCAACCGGGAAGCCCGCATCGGCGATGCCTTCCTCTATACCAAGTTCGATATCGCCTATGCCCAGTCCACCCTGCGCAACCACCGCAACTTCAGCCTCCTCGGCGACCCAAGCATGCGCCTGGCGATGCCGCGCAAGTCGATCCAGATCACGGCACTTACGGACACTCTTGGTCAACAAGTTGATACTTTGAAGGCTTTGAGTGTAGTGCGCATCTCCGGATTCGTGGATGATGGCAATGGGCAGCCGATGCAGGATTTCAATGGCGTGGTGGTGCCCATCGTATACGATAAGCAGACGACGCAGAGCACACTTGCCAACGATGGAGGCGGGCCCTTCAACTTCAAGGTGCGCAAGAACGTGATCTACCGCGGGCGAGCCACCGTGACCAATGGCAGCTTCAGCTTCACCTTCGTGGTGCCCAAGGACATCAACTATCAGTTCGGCAAAGGGCGGGTGGCGTGCTACGCGGAATCGCTCTCGGATAACGCCAGCGGCTACGACAACGACCCGATCGTCGGCGGTACAGCAACCGACGTCCCCTTGGACAACGACGGACCGCGCATCGAGGTTTACCTGAACGATGAGCAGTTCGTGCGCGGCGGCATCACCAACGAGACGCCCTTGCTCTTCTCGAAGATCTTCGACGAGAATGGCATCAACACCGTGGGCTCCAGCATCGGTCACGACCTGCTCGCCACCCTGGATGAGAACACGGAGTAG
- a CDS encoding type IX secretion system membrane protein PorP/SprF: MKRITLWRVRVVFGWSMLVGLAAQAQDPQFTQFYANPLYLNPAFAGTARCPRVVLNYRNQWPALTGTFVTTSASYDQHIDAMQGGLGFIVTNDQAGKGTLSTTTVSGIYSYQQPISRKFSLKAGFQATYFQKSLDWNKLTFGDQIDPRRGFIYNTNDVPRGGRVGNADFSAGLLGYTDIYFVGFAVHHLTQPNESLIVGTSRLPMKITGHAGAAIPIGMRGKYGDARTKISPNVLYQQQAAFRQLNLGMYVDHGPITAGVWYRTRDSFIMLIGFHTEKFKFGYSYDLTTSKLTTRTAGSHEVSMQLQFKCKPKKRRFRVVACPTF; this comes from the coding sequence ATGAAGAGAATCACTCTTTGGCGCGTGCGCGTAGTATTCGGATGGTCGATGCTGGTCGGGCTTGCCGCTCAGGCCCAGGATCCGCAGTTCACCCAATTCTACGCGAACCCGCTCTACCTGAATCCGGCTTTTGCCGGCACCGCTCGCTGCCCGCGGGTCGTGCTCAATTACCGCAACCAGTGGCCCGCCCTCACCGGCACCTTCGTCACTACCAGCGCCAGCTATGATCAGCATATCGATGCCATGCAGGGCGGATTGGGCTTCATTGTAACCAATGACCAGGCAGGCAAAGGCACCTTGAGCACCACGACGGTGAGCGGAATTTATTCATACCAGCAGCCGATATCGAGGAAGTTCTCGCTGAAGGCCGGGTTCCAGGCCACCTATTTCCAGAAGTCGCTCGATTGGAACAAGCTCACATTCGGTGACCAGATCGATCCTAGAAGAGGGTTCATTTACAACACCAATGATGTTCCACGGGGCGGCAGAGTTGGGAATGCCGACTTCAGCGCAGGCCTCCTCGGTTACACGGATATCTACTTTGTGGGATTCGCAGTGCACCACCTCACCCAGCCCAATGAGTCGCTCATTGTCGGCACCAGCCGGTTGCCGATGAAGATCACGGGCCATGCAGGAGCTGCCATCCCCATCGGCATGCGCGGCAAGTATGGGGATGCTCGAACGAAGATCTCACCGAACGTACTATACCAGCAACAAGCGGCGTTCCGTCAATTGAACCTCGGCATGTACGTGGACCACGGTCCGATAACCGCCGGGGTTTGGTACCGTACACGGGACTCGTTCATCATGCTTATCGGGTTCCATACCGAGAAGTTCAAGTTCGGATACAGCTACGACCTCACCACGAGCAAGCTCACCACACGGACCGCTGGATCTCATGAGGTGAGCATGCAGCTGCAGTTCAAGTGCAAACCCAAGAAGCGGAGATTCCGCGTGGTGGCGTGCCCCACGTTCTGA
- the porV gene encoding type IX secretion system outer membrane channel protein PorV, which translates to MNQINGRDCKEGNMNTITTAVPFLMISVDSRAGGMGDAGVAVSPDANSIHWNPSKLAFAEKEGEFSISYSPWLRKLVPDMSLAYIAGYKKLSNDRSAIGGSLRYFNLGSITFTDINGSTIREFKPAEFAIDVAFAQKFSDNFSGGIAIRYINSNLTGGISVQGANSKAGQSVAADVSFFYQKPELQIGEKEATFAFGLNVSNVGAKMSYTSSANKDFIPINLRLGPAFTVNLDEYNSLTVNLDANKLLVPTPPIYDPKQRDPATGEFLVASGRNPNVGVAEGIFGSFSDAPGFGEWNADSSAFTVYEGSKRREELQEINLAGGLEYWYDKQFAFRAGYFHEHFNKGNRQYFTVGLGLRYSKFALDMSYLIANQQRSPLANTLRFTLGFVFDGKGSKKKAG; encoded by the coding sequence GTGAACCAGATCAACGGTCGCGACTGCAAGGAAGGGAACATGAACACCATCACCACGGCGGTGCCGTTCCTGATGATCAGCGTGGACAGCCGCGCAGGCGGCATGGGCGATGCCGGGGTGGCGGTTTCACCGGATGCCAACTCGATTCACTGGAACCCTTCGAAGCTCGCCTTTGCTGAGAAAGAGGGCGAATTCAGCATCAGCTACAGCCCATGGCTGCGCAAACTGGTGCCAGACATGAGCTTGGCCTACATCGCCGGTTACAAGAAGCTGTCGAACGATCGCAGCGCTATTGGCGGGAGCCTTCGCTACTTCAATCTGGGCAGCATCACCTTCACGGACATCAACGGCAGCACCATCCGCGAATTCAAGCCGGCCGAGTTCGCCATTGATGTGGCCTTCGCGCAGAAATTCAGCGACAACTTCAGCGGAGGCATCGCCATCCGCTACATCAACAGCAACCTCACTGGCGGCATCAGCGTGCAGGGCGCCAACAGCAAGGCGGGCCAGAGCGTGGCGGCCGATGTGAGCTTCTTCTACCAGAAACCGGAACTGCAGATCGGCGAGAAGGAAGCCACCTTCGCCTTTGGCCTCAATGTGAGCAATGTGGGCGCCAAGATGAGCTACACCTCATCGGCCAATAAGGACTTCATCCCGATCAACCTGCGCTTAGGCCCAGCCTTCACCGTGAACCTCGACGAGTACAACAGCCTCACCGTGAACCTCGATGCCAATAAGCTCCTGGTGCCGACACCACCGATCTACGACCCCAAGCAGCGTGACCCCGCCACTGGCGAGTTCCTCGTGGCGAGCGGTCGCAACCCGAACGTGGGCGTTGCCGAAGGCATCTTCGGCAGCTTCAGCGATGCTCCCGGATTCGGCGAATGGAACGCGGACAGCTCCGCTTTCACCGTGTATGAAGGCAGCAAGCGCCGCGAGGAGCTGCAGGAGATCAACCTGGCCGGCGGGCTCGAGTACTGGTACGACAAGCAGTTCGCCTTCCGTGCAGGCTACTTCCACGAGCACTTCAACAAGGGCAACCGGCAGTACTTCACCGTTGGATTGGGCCTGCGTTACAGCAAGTTCGCGCTCGACATGAGCTACTTGATCGCCAACCAGCAACGCAGCCCGCTGGCCAACACGCTCCGCTTCACGCTGGGCTTCGTGTTCGATGGCAAGGGCTCCAAGAAGAAAGCCGGTTGA
- a CDS encoding adenine phosphoribosyltransferase, with protein MSALQQRLEAAIRAVPDFPKPGILFRDITPVLEDPLLCRAITEGFRERLQDVPIDAIAGIESRGFLFGMPLALSLGVPFLTVRKKGKLPWKTVSHKYDLEYGSAEVEMHVDSVKPGMRVLVHDDLLATGGTATAAAELVRMQGGTLAGFSFLIELSFLHGMRKLESYNTKVVTLLTY; from the coding sequence GTGAGCGCCCTGCAGCAACGCCTCGAGGCCGCCATACGGGCGGTGCCCGATTTCCCGAAGCCCGGCATCCTCTTCCGAGACATCACTCCTGTCCTCGAGGACCCGCTGCTCTGCCGCGCCATCACCGAAGGCTTCCGGGAGCGTTTGCAGGACGTGCCCATCGATGCCATAGCCGGGATCGAGAGCCGCGGCTTCCTCTTCGGGATGCCACTCGCCCTCTCCCTCGGCGTTCCTTTCCTCACCGTTCGAAAGAAAGGCAAGCTCCCTTGGAAGACCGTGAGCCACAAGTATGACCTGGAGTATGGAAGCGCGGAAGTGGAGATGCACGTCGATAGCGTGAAGCCCGGCATGCGCGTCCTGGTGCATGATGATCTCTTGGCAACAGGCGGCACCGCTACAGCAGCAGCTGAGTTGGTCCGCATGCAGGGGGGCACCCTGGCCGGTTTCTCCTTCTTGATCGAACTGAGCTTCCTGCACGGCATGCGGAAGCTCGAATCGTACAATACCAAGGTGGTTACCTTGCTCACCTACTGA
- a CDS encoding T9SS type A sorting domain-containing protein, producing the protein MLNDLYESDVDTYKSGQVRYRFGKLADGPHTLTVKAWDTHNNSSEKSTEFVVASSAELALAHVLNYPNPFTTRTEFYFEHNRPCNTLEAQVQVFTVSGRLVKTLNRRLTCDGFRTEPLAWDGRDDFGDNLGRGVYVYRLSVAAPDGAKAEQFEKLVILR; encoded by the coding sequence GTGCTGAACGACCTTTACGAGTCCGATGTGGACACCTACAAGAGCGGTCAGGTGCGCTACCGTTTCGGCAAGCTGGCTGACGGCCCCCACACCCTCACCGTGAAGGCCTGGGACACGCACAACAACAGCAGTGAAAAGAGCACCGAATTCGTTGTGGCCTCCAGCGCGGAGCTGGCACTTGCGCACGTGCTCAACTACCCCAATCCCTTCACCACGCGCACCGAGTTCTACTTCGAGCACAATCGCCCCTGCAACACGCTCGAGGCCCAGGTCCAGGTGTTCACCGTGAGCGGACGATTGGTGAAGACCTTGAACCGCCGGCTCACCTGCGACGGCTTCCGCACCGAACCGCTCGCTTGGGATGGGCGCGACGACTTCGGCGACAACCTCGGTCGAGGTGTTTATGTGTACCGCCTCAGCGTGGCGGCTCCCGATGGCGCCAAGGCCGAGCAATTCGAGAAACTCGTGATCCTCCGCTAA